TTGACGCCTAGAGCATACAGCGTGCGATCAACCACTATGGGCCTCTCACGTGCTGCGTCGGCAATAAAGCTGCACGCATAACGGGTCAGAAACGGGTGTCCGCCGAAGTCTTGAAACAGCTTCACCCGGGTCTCTGCATCAAACTCGACACCCATGATAGCACCTAAGTCTCCAACCATCTCCGAAACCTGCCCAGGCGTAAACATCGGGATAAAGCGCTTCTCCACATTCCCGTAAAGGGGGTTGTCACTCTCGAAGAGCTTAACTGCCTCAATGCAATGCGGATTGGTCCCTACGATCAGATACACGATAGGTGACGATGCGCTTTGGAATGCAGCTCGCATTGACTGCCAGAAGAGTAGGAAGTCACGCTCTTTGTTCCAGTGCTCTGATGATGCCGTGCCCGGGGCAATCCGCTCAATTTCGTCAAAAAGGATTGCAACAAACGCTTTCTTTGCTTGCTTCGATATAATTCGGACGTCCTCAGAAAAAGTTGTTGCCGCGTCTTTTGTGCTATAAGCTGTGTCATCTCCGATCCGGTGTTTAACGGAGAGGGTGGACTTCAGCTCAGAAGCTATATGCCGCAAGAGCTCATTCCAGCGTAGCTGGTGAACCGACGGCGACTGACAATCAATCGAAACACTTGTGCCACTTCGAGTGGCAAGTGCTCGGCTTACTCCGGATATAAGTGAGGTCTTTCCACTTCTGCGCAGTCCGAATAAGCCAAAATTCTCTCCCGAGGCTAGCTTTGCAGAGATTTCATTTATGATATCAGAACGGCCATAGAAGTAGAGCTCGCTACGCAGTGGCGAAGACATTGAAAAGAGATCCCTCGAGAAGGTGAACTCTCGTACTCTTCCAATAATATCGGACTCCTGAGTGGCGAGGGAGAATTCGCTGAAGTGATAAGGGATCACTACTGGCGCATCTGGTCGGCTCTCAAATAAATCCTTGAGCTTCTTGCTGATATTTGCGTCTCCGCTGACGAGAATCCTCGCTACCTTCTCAATTCGAAAGTCTTCTGAGCTCTGTTCGATGATATGGTCGAACGCATCTATCGACCGCGGTTGAAACTCAACGTAGGAAGAGAATACGACCAAGACTTCACGATCAGTGTGAAGAATTCCACGCATCTTCCCGCAGGGCTTGATAAGTGCATAGCGGTACTGGCTTTTCTGGTTGCCGATGGTGATTTCGCCGTATCGCGTAAGATGAAACATCTGCTCCATACGGCGCAGGACCCTCTGCTCCTGAGGATCAAAGATCGTAATATCGAACTTTGGGTGGCGACCTGGCTGCACCTCGCTCATCATATTCGCCAACTCCTATGTGCTTGTACGCGATCATTCTCTCATAGCGCCCGCACGGTTGCTCAACAACGATAAACTCTACTGTATGCTGTCGCCTGAAGGAGGACGATCGGCACGTCTTTGCATGGGCCTGCGAGCTGATCTGCTAGCCAGAGGAAGCCGGTGGACGGTCAAATCTCCCGCGCGAACCAACGGATGCGGCCGACGATGTGGATCTCGTCGGCCGTTCGCTCGTAGGGGCTGTAGAAGCCGTTGTCCGAGATGACGCGCACGGCGGGAGGGTCGCTGTTCGGGATGTGCTCGAGCCGTTTGGCCACCAGCCCCATGCCGTCGTCCAGCACGAAGATCCCCGGCGGGTTCGGCGCGCGGCGCGCCATGTCGACAAGCACCGTGTCGCCGTCGAGCAGCGTGGGCGCCATGCTGTCGCCTTCCACATGCATGATCCGGAGCTGGGAGGGGCTGGCCTTCAGGCTGTGCCGGATCCAGGACCGGCGGAAGTGGTAGGCGCGGCCGGCGGGATCCTCATGCTCCTCGACAACGGCGCCGCCGCCCATGGACGGGCGGGGGCTGGCATGTGCGATCGAGACGAAGGCCTCGTCCGGGTTCTCGATGAAGGGGGGCGTGCCCTCGACATCTCCCATCCCGTGGATCAGCCAATCGCGGTCGACCTTGAGGACACGGGCGACCTCGGCCAGCCGGTCGATGCCGGGGCGGGATGATCGTCCGCGCAGGATGTCGTAGACGAAGGAGCGGTTCACGCCGGCCATCTCGGCGACATGGGCGGGGCTGAGGCCGAGCTGGTTGGCCCGGGCCCTGAGACGGTCGGCAAGCGTGTGATGCTCGTTCATGTTTCCCCACCCATCTGTGGATAAAATAGGATAAAATCGGATTGATCGACGGCCGTCAAGCGAATAAGAACAGAAGGTAAACATCAGGCAGAGGTATCGGAGGGGCGAGTGCACACCGACAAGCTGTATTTCACGCTCCCCGAGGTGCTCGAGCGCTGGCGGATTTCCGAGACGGACCTCGTCTACCTGGCCGAGAACGACAAGCTCCGGCTGTCGGTGCGCGTCTTCGGCGAGCCGGTCGAGTTCGGCGACTACGAGGAGGGCCAGGACGGCGAGCGGTTCCGCGCGCCGTGGGAGCAGAAGCCCTTCAGCGGGCTGCTCGACCTGCACGCCTGCGACGTCTTCCAGCTGTTCCGCTGCGGCGAGCTCTATGTCAGCGAGTTCCGCACGCCGCGCGCGGACTATGCGTCGCTCTATGGCGAGGCCAAGCCGGTCTTCGTGATGATCGGCGATCTGCTGCTAAGGCGCGAGGAACGTGATCGTTTCAAGCTGCAGTCTGGGTTTTCCTCCGGGGGCTCGGCGATCGAGGAGAGCACCTTCATCGCTTCGGCCGACTACCAGGAGGTGCGCTGTAACAGCTACCGCTTCCGGCTCGGCCCGATCCAGGCGCAGGTCGTCCGCGCGCTGCACGAGGCCGCGCAGCGGGGCGAGGCGTGGCAGAGCGGCAAGGCCATCCTGTCCTCGGCCGGCTCGAAGAGCTTGCGCATGGCCGACGTCTTCAAGTCGCAGAAGGACTGGCGGCAGCTGATCCGCTCCGACCGCCGCGGCGGCTACCGTCTGAACATCGACTGACTCGCCAGCCATCCCCTATGCGCAGTCCCTGATTGCGCTCGGTGTGGGATCGGCTGGGCGATGGAGGGGGATGACGATCCCACAGCGAGCCGTCCAAGCCTGTCTTGCAAGGCCATATCCATCCCCCTCTGCATCCCCCTGCGATCCTGACGACATCCCATAGCGGGATTTCGCAATCTCTCTCCGAAGCACACGCAAACGGAGAGAGCCGATGCAGCAGAAGCATTGCCTGAACCAGAAGGAACTCGCCCGACGCTGGACGATCTCGCATCGCACGCTGGAGCGCTGGCGGTGGGCGGGTGAAGGCCCCGCCTACATGAAGATCGGCGGCCGGGTCGTCTACCGGCTCGAGGACATCGTCGCCTTCGAGCGCGACCAGCTCCAGCACACGATGGACACCCAGCCGCGCGCGGGAGCGGCCTGATGGGACGCCTGTCGCCCATTACCGAGGCCGAGTTCGTGCCGCTGCACGGCGCGAACGGGCCGGGGCTCGAAGAGGTCGGGCTCGCCGCCTGGATCGCGCAGGCCGAACCCGGCGAGGCGCTGGTCTATCACCGCGGCTTCCTCGCCGTCGACGCCACGTCGGTCATCTCGAAGCTGCCGGCGGACCGGCAACGCACGCTGCAACTGGTGGCGGCCGCGGCCCGCCGCGCGGCCGAGCAGAACCTCGTCCATCTCGTGCAGTCCCGGCTCGGCCCCGACGCCTTTGCCTACATCGCCGTCGCCCGCCCGAAGCCAGGCCCACCGGGAGCTGCGCTCTCGATGCGCCTGCTTGAGGCCGCCTGAACCCCATTCCCCATTCCGGAGACCCCAATGCCCTTTCCCGAGAACACACCCACGCCCGATGACCTGCCGCGCCTCAGCCCGCAGGAGATCGCCGGGCTGCCCGTCGAACTGCTGGCCATCCTTCAGCGCGAGATCGACGAGCGCCTGAAACGCGACAAGGCCGCGAAGACCCGGCTCGATGCCGCGCTGACCGTCCGCTACGCCACCCGCGCCGCCGAGGAGCGGCAGGCGCAGGCCAAGGACACGGGCACGGTCCGCTTCGACGACGGCGATTTCACCGTGGTCGCCGATCTGCCGAAGCGCGTCGAGTGGGACCAGTCCCAGCTCGCGGCCATGGTCGAGCGGATCCGCGCGGCCGGGGACGACCCGGCCGAGTATCTCGACATCGCCTTCAAGGTGCCCGAGCGCAAATACGCGGCCTGGCCCGATGCGATCCGCCAGGGTTTCGAGCCCGCGCGGACAGTGAAGACCGGCGCGCTGAAGGTCGAGATCCGGCCGCAGGGAGGCGATGCATGAGCCTCCCGATCATCAGCGCCGACGAGCGGCTGGCCGAGGTGCGCGGCGTGAAGGCCGCCGTCTTCGGCCCGAGCGGGGTCGGCAAGACCACGCTTCTGCGCACGCTCCGGGCCTCGACCACGCTGTTTTTCGACCTCGAGGCCGGCGATCTCGCCATCGAGGGGGTGGCAATCGACACGATCCGCCCGCGCACCTGGCGGGAATGCCGCGACTTCGCGGTGTTCATCGGCGGCCCGAACCCGGCGCTGCGCACGGACCAGCCCTACAGCGAGGACCATTACCAGGCGATCTGCCAGAAGTACGGCGATCCGAAGGTGCTGGAGAAGTACGACACGGTCTTCATCGACTCGATCACCGTGGCAGGACGGCTCTGCTTCCAGTGGTGCAAGGGTCAGCCGGAAGCGCATTCCGACAAGACCGGCAAGCCGGACGTCCGCGGGGCCTACGGTCTGCACGGGCGCGAGATGATCGCCTGGCTCACCCACCTCCAGCACACGCGGGCGAAGAACGTGATCTTCGTCGGGATCCTCGACGAGAAATTCGACGACTTCAATCGCAAGGTCTTCGTTCCGCAGATCGACGGATCGAAGACCGGGCTCGAGCTGCCCGGCATCGTCGACGAGGTGCTGACGCTCACCTCGCTGCCCGACGACAACGGCGTGCCGCAGCGGGTCTTCGTCTGCCACACGCAGAACAGCTGGGGCTACCCGGCAAAGGACCGCTCCGGCCGGCTCGACCTGCTGGAACCGCCGCATCTCGGCCGGCTCATCGAGAAGATCCGCCAGCCGCTGTCGATCGATGCACGCCCGCTCGTGACGGACGCGCCGCGCATGCCGGCGCCGGCCGCGACCCCTCAAACCGATCCCACCAACTGAAAGGACCCCACGCCATGACCGGTCTCTGGAACGATTTCAACGACGCGCAGTCCAACACGAACCTGATCCCCAAGGGGACGCTCGCCAAGGTGCGCCTGACCATCCGCCCCGGCGGCTTCGACGATCCCTCGCAGGGCTGGACCGGGGGTTATGCCACCCGCGGCTCCACCGGTGCGGTGTATCTCAACGGCGAGTTCACGGTGACCGAGGGCCCCTATGCCCGGCGCAAGATCTTCACGCTGATCGGGTTGCACAGCCCCAAGGGTCCGGACTGGGCCAATATGGGCCGTAGTCTCGTCCGCGGCATGCTGAACTCGGCGCGCGGGATTTCCGACAAGGACACCTCGCCCGAGACGCAGGCCGCACGTCTGATCAACGGCTTCGCCGACCTTGACGGGCTGGAGTTCGTCGCGCGCATCGACATTGGCTCCGATGCGATGGGCGAGGACAAGAACGAGATCCGTGCCGCGGTGACGCCCGACCATCGCGACTATGCGCAGGTCATGGGCACGGCCGGCCACGGCTATCAGCCGCCATCGCAGCCCGCGCCGCAGCCGGCGGCACCGCAGCCGACCGCTCCGGCGGCTCCCGGCCGCCCGGCCTGGGCGCAGTGAGGGGCGTCCGATGCGGCTGCGTCCCCGCCAGAAAGTCTTCGTGGAGCGCAGCCTCGCTGCGCTCTCGAAGCACGGCAACACGCTCGGCGTCGCGCCCACGGGCGCGGGCAAGACCATCATGCTGTCCGCGGTCACCGGCAAGCTGGTGGAGAAGACGGCGGCCAAGGCCTGCGTTCTCGCCCATCGCGACGAGCTGACCGGCCAGAACCGCGCGAAGTTCGGCCGGGTCAATCCGGAAGTAACCACCTCCGTGGTGGATGCCGGCTCGAAGTCGTGGGCTGGCCAGGTCACCTTCGCCATGGCGCCGACGCTGTCTCGTTCGCCGAGCCTGAAGGCGATGCCCAAGCTCGATCTGCTGGTGATCGACGAGGCGCATCACGCGGTGGCCGACAGCTATCGTCGGATCATCGACCGCGTTCGCGACGCCAATCCCGAAGCCCGCATCTTCGGCGTCACGGCGACGCCCAACCGCGGCGACCGGAAAGGGCTGCGCGAGGTTTTCGACAATGTCGGCGACCAGGTCACGCTGGCCGAACTGATCGCGTCTGGTCACCTCGTCCCACCGCGCACCTTCGTGATCGATGTGGGCGTGCAGGAGAAGTTGCGTGCCGTGCGCAAGACCGCGTCCGACTACGACATGGGCGCGGTTGCGGAGATCATGAACCGCGCACCGATCACGGAGGAGGTCATCCGGCACTGGCGCGAGAAGGCCGGCGACCGCCAGACCGTGGTCTTCTGCTCGACCGTCGCCCACGCGGAAAACGTCGCCGAAGCCTTCAATGACAACGGGATCCCCGCCGGCGTCATCCACGGCGACCTCGGCTCCGAGACGCGCCGCCGGATCCTCGCAGCCTACGCCTCTGGCGAAACGCAGGTCGTCGTCAACGTGGCGGTGCTGACCGAAGGCTGGGATCACCCGCCCACCCCCAGCGTGGTGCTGCTGCGGCCGAGCTCCTGCAAGTCGACCATGATCCAGATGGTCGGGCGCGGCCTCCGCACCGTCGACCCGGCCGAGCACCCCGGCATCGTTAAGACCGACTGCATCGTGCTGGATTTCGGCATCTCGAGCCTGACGCACGGCACGCTGGAGCAGGACGTCGATCTCGACGGCCGCGATCCCACACCGTGCGACGCGCCGACGAAGACCTGCCCGGAATGCGAAGCGACGGTCCCGCTCGCAGCCCGCCAATGCCCGATCTGCGGATACGAGTTCCTGAGCGACGGGGAGCCGCCGCTCGAAAGCGTGGTCATGTCCGAGATCGACCTCCTGAGGCGCTCCAGCTTCGCCTGGGAGGATCTGTTCGATGACGAGTCCGCGCTCATGGCGAGCGGGTTCAATGCCTGGGGCGGCGTGTTCTTCCTCGAGGGGCGCTGGCACGCCGTAGGCGGTGGCAAGAATGAGCGGACGCGCCTCCTCGGCGTGGGCGAGCGCACCGTCTGTCTGGCGCAGGCCGACGACTGGCTGAACGAACACGAGACCGACGAGAGCGCCTTCAAGTCCCAGCGCTGGCTGGGCCAGGCGCCGACGGAGAAGCAGCTGCAATACCTCTCGCCCGCGCAGCGGCAGGATTACGGGCTCACGCGCTACCGCGCCTCGGCGCTGATCACCTTCCAGTTCAACCGGCGCGACATTCGGCGTCTCGTGATGTCGGCCGCGCCCGAGCGGAGGGCGGCGTGAACCATGTCGCGCAAGTCCCATCCCCGCCCGCAGCGGCTCCGGATCGACCGGGCTTTGATCGCCTCTGGCATCCGCGCCCGGTGCTTTGCGCCGTCTGCACCGCGCGCACCCGCGGCTTCGGCTGGTTCGATCCCCACCGGCCGCGCCCAACCCGCACCCGCCGCTGGTTCTGCTCCATGGGCTGCCAGGCGGCCTTCACCCGCAAAGCAAAGAGAGGAATGAGCATGGTCGATTTCACCGAAGAGGAAACCCAGGCGTTGCCCGCCGTCATGCGCGCGCTCGCACCCGAGATGGAGCGGATCGGCTGGGACCGGCCACTGGGCCAGCTGACCCAGAACGACATGCACCGGCTGATCGTCACGACCATCGAGGCCTTCCGGGACGAAATGGCGGAGATCGCCGCCGAGGCGGAGATCCCGTTCTGATGCTGGACTTCAATCATCGCCCCGGCATCGCCGAGCGCATCAATGCGGCCGTGGACGCCGCGCTCGAAGCCGAGCGCGCGGCGACGCAACCGCGCGATTACCTCGGCGCGTCCCGGCTGGGCCATGCCTGCGAGCGCGCGCTGCAGTTCGAATTCGCGCGCGCGCCGAAGGACGAGGGCCAGGACTTTTCCGGGCGGTCGCTCCGGATCTTCGCGATCGGGCATGAACTCGAGGATCTCGCCATCCGCTGGCTTCGGGCGGCGGGGCTCGATCTGGTCACCCAGAAGCGGGAAGGCGTCCAGTTCGGCTTCTCCGTCGCGGGCGGGCGCATCCGTGGCCATGTCGACGGAATCGTCGTCGAGGCCCCAGCGGCGTTGGGGCTGCGCACCCCGGCGCTCTGGGAGTGCAAGACCATGAACGCGAAGAACTGGCACGAGACGGTGGCCAAGGGCGTGACCGTGGCGAAGCCGGTCTACGCCGCCCAGATCGCGCTCTACCAAGCCTACATGGAAGCGACGGTGCC
This genomic window from Paracoccus sediminicola contains:
- a CDS encoding AAA-like domain-containing protein, whose protein sequence is MSEVQPGRHPKFDITIFDPQEQRVLRRMEQMFHLTRYGEITIGNQKSQYRYALIKPCGKMRGILHTDREVLVVFSSYVEFQPRSIDAFDHIIEQSSEDFRIEKVARILVSGDANISKKLKDLFESRPDAPVVIPYHFSEFSLATQESDIIGRVREFTFSRDLFSMSSPLRSELYFYGRSDIINEISAKLASGENFGLFGLRRSGKTSLISGVSRALATRSGTSVSIDCQSPSVHQLRWNELLRHIASELKSTLSVKHRIGDDTAYSTKDAATTFSEDVRIISKQAKKAFVAILFDEIERIAPGTASSEHWNKERDFLLFWQSMRAAFQSASSPIVYLIVGTNPHCIEAVKLFESDNPLYGNVEKRFIPMFTPGQVSEMVGDLGAIMGVEFDAETRVKLFQDFGGHPFLTRYACSFIADAARERPIVVDRTLYALGVNEYTNESDSYVSSVVGLLEEQYPDEHLMLEYIGQGDVDSFNSYAHHDTSLLEHLYGYGVLKRGVEGSFFNIGIVERYFSKKAKPTRLLGNEDRLAEISKRRNALERRVRTHIKTVFSIQFSKSNRLESLLSKFPSKRQGGLSGMGFDDLLAEGASPLYFDELKSIILGFWEKFENSLEMSKTEFEYHMDVVNRSRYDAHSKDVDDHYFDKVRVSLGELESMF
- a CDS encoding XRE family transcriptional regulator, which encodes MNEHHTLADRLRARANQLGLSPAHVAEMAGVNRSFVYDILRGRSSRPGIDRLAEVARVLKVDRDWLIHGMGDVEGTPPFIENPDEAFVSIAHASPRPSMGGGAVVEEHEDPAGRAYHFRRSWIRHSLKASPSQLRIMHVEGDSMAPTLLDGDTVLVDMARRAPNPPGIFVLDDGMGLVAKRLEHIPNSDPPAVRVISDNGFYSPYERTADEIHIVGRIRWFAREI
- a CDS encoding helix-turn-helix transcriptional regulator yields the protein MQQKHCLNQKELARRWTISHRTLERWRWAGEGPAYMKIGGRVVYRLEDIVAFERDQLQHTMDTQPRAGAA
- a CDS encoding ATP-binding protein; amino-acid sequence: MSLPIISADERLAEVRGVKAAVFGPSGVGKTTLLRTLRASTTLFFDLEAGDLAIEGVAIDTIRPRTWRECRDFAVFIGGPNPALRTDQPYSEDHYQAICQKYGDPKVLEKYDTVFIDSITVAGRLCFQWCKGQPEAHSDKTGKPDVRGAYGLHGREMIAWLTHLQHTRAKNVIFVGILDEKFDDFNRKVFVPQIDGSKTGLELPGIVDEVLTLTSLPDDNGVPQRVFVCHTQNSWGYPAKDRSGRLDLLEPPHLGRLIEKIRQPLSIDARPLVTDAPRMPAPAATPQTDPTN
- a CDS encoding DEAD/DEAH box helicase, producing MRLRPRQKVFVERSLAALSKHGNTLGVAPTGAGKTIMLSAVTGKLVEKTAAKACVLAHRDELTGQNRAKFGRVNPEVTTSVVDAGSKSWAGQVTFAMAPTLSRSPSLKAMPKLDLLVIDEAHHAVADSYRRIIDRVRDANPEARIFGVTATPNRGDRKGLREVFDNVGDQVTLAELIASGHLVPPRTFVIDVGVQEKLRAVRKTASDYDMGAVAEIMNRAPITEEVIRHWREKAGDRQTVVFCSTVAHAENVAEAFNDNGIPAGVIHGDLGSETRRRILAAYASGETQVVVNVAVLTEGWDHPPTPSVVLLRPSSCKSTMIQMVGRGLRTVDPAEHPGIVKTDCIVLDFGISSLTHGTLEQDVDLDGRDPTPCDAPTKTCPECEATVPLAARQCPICGYEFLSDGEPPLESVVMSEIDLLRRSSFAWEDLFDDESALMASGFNAWGGVFFLEGRWHAVGGGKNERTRLLGVGERTVCLAQADDWLNEHETDESAFKSQRWLGQAPTEKQLQYLSPAQRQDYGLTRYRASALITFQFNRRDIRRLVMSAAPERRAA
- a CDS encoding DUF6511 domain-containing protein: MVDFTEEETQALPAVMRALAPEMERIGWDRPLGQLTQNDMHRLIVTTIEAFRDEMAEIAAEAEIPF
- a CDS encoding PD-(D/E)XK nuclease family protein; amino-acid sequence: MLDFNHRPGIAERINAAVDAALEAERAATQPRDYLGASRLGHACERALQFEFARAPKDEGQDFSGRSLRIFAIGHELEDLAIRWLRAAGLDLVTQKREGVQFGFSVAGGRIRGHVDGIVVEAPAALGLRTPALWECKTMNAKNWHETVAKGVTVAKPVYAAQIALYQAYMEATVPGISANPALFTAINKDTAELHHELVSFDADLAQRMSDRGVRILRATDAGELLPRVAQNRDFFECRFCPWAERCWSLPA